The following are encoded together in the Bradyrhizobium algeriense genome:
- the ureE gene encoding urease accessory protein UreE (involved in the assembly of the urease metallocenter; possible nickel donor), producing MILIKTILGNIGDPEWTERLSAADTDLLEIDQWEAQKSRFRKTTAKGVEIAVSIDRGTHIRDGDVLLWNAEALSALVARIELRDVMIVHLDDLASLVPEVAMRTCVELGHAMGNQHWPALVKGNRVYVPLTVDRKVMASVMKTHRFEGIRYEFVPGRVVVPYLAPHESRRLFGGAEGPVHSHTHESYAGVEAETGRVYGRPPTHVHAHPGDAAQGPTSPATAGSAHDHRE from the coding sequence GTGATCCTCATCAAAACCATTCTGGGCAACATCGGCGATCCCGAATGGACCGAGCGCTTGTCTGCCGCGGACACGGACTTACTGGAGATCGACCAGTGGGAAGCGCAGAAGAGCCGCTTCCGCAAGACGACTGCGAAGGGTGTGGAGATCGCCGTCTCAATCGACCGCGGTACCCATATCCGCGATGGAGACGTGCTGCTCTGGAACGCCGAGGCACTCTCGGCACTCGTCGCGCGAATCGAGCTGCGTGACGTGATGATCGTGCATCTGGACGATCTAGCGAGCCTTGTGCCCGAAGTGGCCATGCGCACATGCGTTGAACTGGGCCACGCGATGGGTAACCAGCATTGGCCGGCATTGGTCAAGGGCAACCGTGTCTATGTTCCGCTCACCGTCGATCGCAAGGTGATGGCATCCGTCATGAAGACGCACCGTTTTGAAGGAATCCGCTACGAATTCGTTCCTGGCCGAGTGGTCGTTCCTTACCTCGCTCCGCATGAATCACGTCGGCTTTTCGGTGGCGCGGAGGGGCCGGTGCATTCACACACGCATGAGAGTTATGCCGGCGTCGAGGCCGAGACGGGACGTGTGTACGGACGTCCACCGACGCACGTCCACGCCCATCCGGGGGACGCAGCTCAGGGACCAACATCGCCGGCAACGGCCGGTTCTGCGCATGATCATCGAGAATGA
- a CDS encoding urease subunit alpha: MPTMSRQEYVGLFGPTTGDRIRLGDTGLFVEIERDLRGGYGDELVFGGGKSMREGMGMDNQVTRAGGAPDLVITNVTVIDAVLGVVKADVGIRDGRISAIGKAGNPQTMDRVTPGLEIGLTTDAISGSHLILTAAGIDTHIHFISPQQAQAALSNGTTTLIGGGTGPSDGSYATTVTSGPGNISMMLRAFENWPLNVGILGKGHGHGKAALVEQIEAGAVGVKCHEDWGTTPAVLRSALSVADETDTQVCIHTDTLNESGFVDDSIEAFEGRTVHSFHTEGSGGGHAPDIIKIAGLPNVLPSSTNPTLPYGINSQAELYDMIMVCHHLSPDIPSDVAFTESRIRAETIAAENVLQDLGVISMFSSDSQAMGRIGECWLRCIQTADAMKTGRGKLPEDAPGNDNFRVLRYVAKITINPAITHGIADVLGSVEVGKIADLVLWEPAFFGAKPKLIIKNGFISWAVMGDPNASLPTPQPTYYRPMFGAYGDALAANCITFVSGVAHAAGIKERLGLRRQVMPVRNVRNIGKRNMVRNAGTPKIEVNPETFAVTVDGKHATVQPLTTISLNQKYFFS, translated from the coding sequence ATGCCTACCATGTCTCGGCAAGAATATGTCGGTCTCTTCGGTCCGACGACGGGTGATCGCATCCGATTGGGCGATACGGGCTTGTTCGTCGAGATCGAGCGCGATTTGCGTGGCGGCTACGGCGACGAGCTCGTCTTCGGCGGCGGCAAGAGCATGCGTGAAGGCATGGGCATGGACAATCAGGTGACGCGGGCGGGCGGCGCTCCTGACCTCGTGATCACCAACGTGACCGTGATCGACGCGGTGCTGGGCGTAGTGAAAGCGGATGTGGGGATCAGGGACGGCCGTATCAGTGCGATCGGCAAGGCTGGCAATCCGCAGACGATGGACCGTGTTACGCCTGGCCTGGAGATTGGCCTGACCACCGATGCCATCTCGGGCTCACATCTGATCCTGACGGCCGCCGGGATCGACACACACATTCACTTCATTTCTCCGCAGCAGGCACAGGCGGCGCTCTCGAACGGCACCACGACATTGATCGGTGGCGGCACCGGTCCTTCGGACGGCTCCTACGCCACGACGGTTACGTCGGGTCCCGGAAACATCAGTATGATGTTACGCGCGTTCGAAAACTGGCCGCTCAACGTCGGCATTCTCGGCAAGGGGCACGGACACGGCAAAGCGGCTCTGGTTGAACAGATCGAGGCCGGCGCGGTCGGCGTGAAATGTCACGAAGACTGGGGCACAACCCCCGCGGTGCTTCGGTCCGCGCTGTCAGTCGCGGACGAGACGGACACTCAAGTGTGTATCCATACCGACACGCTGAACGAATCCGGCTTCGTCGACGATTCGATCGAGGCGTTTGAGGGGCGGACGGTCCATTCGTTTCATACCGAAGGGTCCGGCGGCGGCCACGCGCCTGACATTATCAAGATCGCAGGCCTTCCCAACGTCTTGCCGTCTTCGACAAACCCCACGCTCCCCTACGGCATCAATTCGCAGGCGGAGCTCTATGACATGATCATGGTGTGTCACCACCTGAGCCCCGACATCCCGTCGGACGTTGCATTCACTGAGAGCCGCATCCGGGCTGAAACCATCGCCGCGGAAAACGTCCTTCAAGATCTCGGCGTGATCTCGATGTTCTCAAGCGATTCGCAGGCCATGGGACGCATCGGGGAATGCTGGCTGCGTTGCATCCAGACCGCCGATGCAATGAAGACCGGGCGCGGCAAGCTGCCTGAGGACGCGCCCGGCAACGATAATTTCCGGGTGCTGCGCTACGTGGCGAAGATCACTATCAACCCGGCGATCACGCACGGTATTGCCGACGTGCTGGGCTCGGTCGAGGTCGGCAAGATCGCCGACCTCGTTCTGTGGGAGCCGGCGTTCTTCGGCGCCAAGCCAAAGCTCATCATCAAGAACGGCTTTATAAGCTGGGCAGTGATGGGCGATCCGAACGCGTCGCTGCCGACGCCACAGCCCACCTACTATCGGCCCATGTTCGGGGCCTACGGTGATGCGTTGGCGGCCAACTGCATCACATTCGTCTCCGGCGTCGCTCATGCTGCCGGAATCAAGGAGCGGCTGGGGCTTCGCCGCCAGGTGATGCCGGTGCGAAACGTGCGCAACATCGGCAAGCGCAATATGGTCCGAAATGCCGGGACGCCGAAAATTGAAGTCAATCCGGAAACCTTCGCCGTGACCGTCGACGGCAAGCACGCCACCGTGCAGCCTTTGACGACGATCTCGTTAAACCAGAAGTATTTCTTCAGTTGA
- a CDS encoding urease subunit beta → MPVGGYVCSSAAITFDADRPVTTLKVRNAGDRPIQVGSHFHFFEVNRALEFDRAAAFGLRLNIPSSTATRFEPGDERDVQLVPYGGKRAVYGFNNLVDGPTAGQDAATVKSRAVAQATKRGFRSI, encoded by the coding sequence ATGCCGGTCGGCGGTTACGTGTGCAGTTCAGCGGCAATCACATTCGATGCCGATCGTCCGGTGACGACGCTTAAGGTGCGCAATGCAGGTGATCGCCCGATACAGGTCGGATCGCACTTTCATTTTTTTGAAGTCAATCGTGCGCTGGAATTCGATCGCGCAGCGGCCTTCGGGCTGCGCCTGAACATTCCGTCATCGACGGCAACCCGGTTCGAGCCCGGTGACGAACGCGATGTCCAACTCGTTCCCTACGGCGGCAAACGCGCCGTTTATGGTTTCAACAATCTCGTCGACGGTCCTACCGCAGGCCAGGACGCCGCCACGGTCAAATCCAGGGCGGTGGCGCAGGCGACGAAGCGAGGCTTCCGCTCGATATAA
- a CDS encoding urease subunit gamma codes for MQLTPREFDKLLVYMMADVALKRRAKGLKLNYPEAVAVISAVALDGARAGKTIEDVTKEARTVLTKADVMDGVADLIPMVQIEAVFTDGSRLVTVHTPVQ; via the coding sequence ATGCAGCTCACTCCGAGAGAGTTCGACAAGCTGCTCGTCTACATGATGGCAGATGTCGCGTTAAAGCGAAGAGCCAAGGGCCTCAAGCTCAATTATCCCGAAGCCGTCGCTGTCATCTCAGCGGTCGCCCTTGATGGCGCGCGTGCCGGGAAGACTATCGAAGACGTAACCAAGGAGGCGCGTACCGTCCTGACCAAGGCTGATGTGATGGATGGCGTCGCCGATCTTATTCCAATGGTGCAGATCGAGGCGGTGTTCACCGACGGCAGCCGCCTGGTGACGGTGCACACGCCCGTCCAGTGA
- a CDS encoding TonB-dependent receptor gives MYAQVVRAEPGTSLLPPVTITSPDQAAKKRAQRSERATRPQRIRHSAQRGQSASRQPAPSSLAGTPAATPGRGDLSSSVTALPAATTVLDAPRISQLPIATYGDLFRSLPGFNVSNFGQGAIGYGLSLRGYTEAEHGRDIAYFIDGVPVNEVSSLHTPNYADLNIVLPESVKSIEIVRGPFAVEYGDSNLGGSVNITTKTAEPFANVGISGGTQGTARGLGTYSTTQGAWLPYIALEGYRTDGYRDNSFIDRYNSFNKVTTTLPDGATVSLRAQAYGTTFGAPGYANRDAIEAGLISERSATNPTDGGNKQLENFVVNYASGAQDQELKGTLFVSHDYFNRYADFGGGQRWQHDDRTMVGGRVSKVWTGAIGSDIPVQVLIGSNWRSDNINAFQAPTTARAVTGAPVVNLGLTETNLAAFGQVQIKPLSWLKFTAGGRFDQFYYDINDRITLGGTPNISNGITSPKVGVAITPVKWLELFANYGQGFRSIDVPLELIGNPGIQPFKVVSREGGLQFTFDRFRFLASYWTTDSQNESFQAAPGLPVTFLGKARRDGYDLDGRFFAIQEPVNNISLFANVSHVRARLLDAAPSFFVPNVPNYVANVGVDFNVATVNAQVLSGSAYVTFVGKKNLTQDGLITTSPFSRVTGKLAYTWHEGWTAFTQATWYPGDRLSEIAINFGNPTGASSADIFVSAQPAVVVLAGLTYRFPTAVASAPPTLVTK, from the coding sequence ATGTACGCGCAAGTGGTCCGGGCGGAACCGGGAACCAGCCTGCTTCCTCCGGTAACGATTACTTCCCCCGATCAAGCGGCAAAGAAGCGGGCGCAACGCTCGGAGCGCGCCACGCGCCCACAACGCATCCGCCACTCTGCACAGAGGGGGCAATCTGCCAGTCGACAGCCGGCCCCTTCCAGCCTTGCGGGGACTCCAGCGGCAACACCTGGCCGTGGCGATCTATCGAGCTCGGTGACGGCGTTACCTGCGGCGACGACGGTGCTGGATGCTCCCAGAATCAGCCAGCTGCCCATTGCAACCTATGGCGATCTGTTTCGGTCTCTGCCTGGGTTCAACGTCTCGAACTTTGGACAGGGCGCGATCGGCTATGGCCTTTCGCTCCGGGGCTACACCGAGGCGGAGCACGGGCGCGACATCGCCTATTTCATCGATGGTGTGCCGGTGAACGAAGTCTCGTCGCTGCACACGCCGAATTACGCGGACCTGAACATCGTGCTGCCCGAGAGCGTCAAGAGCATCGAAATTGTCCGCGGCCCATTTGCGGTCGAGTATGGCGATTCCAATCTCGGCGGCTCGGTCAACATCACGACCAAGACCGCTGAACCGTTCGCCAACGTCGGCATATCAGGGGGCACCCAAGGCACCGCGCGCGGTTTGGGCACGTACAGCACGACGCAGGGCGCGTGGCTGCCCTACATCGCGTTGGAGGGATATCGTACCGACGGCTATCGCGACAACAGCTTCATCGACCGTTACAACTCGTTCAATAAGGTGACGACGACGCTTCCCGACGGAGCTACGGTCTCATTGCGCGCACAGGCCTATGGCACGACCTTCGGTGCGCCCGGGTACGCCAACCGCGATGCGATTGAAGCCGGATTGATCTCGGAACGCTCGGCGACCAATCCGACCGACGGTGGTAACAAGCAGCTTGAGAATTTCGTCGTCAATTATGCCTCCGGCGCACAAGATCAGGAGCTCAAAGGCACGCTGTTCGTCAGCCATGACTATTTTAACCGTTACGCTGATTTCGGCGGGGGGCAGCGATGGCAGCATGACGACCGGACAATGGTCGGCGGGCGCGTCAGCAAAGTCTGGACCGGCGCCATCGGTAGCGACATTCCGGTGCAGGTACTGATCGGAAGCAATTGGCGTTCGGACAATATCAACGCTTTCCAGGCGCCGACCACGGCCCGGGCGGTGACCGGAGCGCCGGTAGTCAATCTCGGATTGACCGAAACCAACCTCGCGGCCTTTGGTCAGGTTCAGATCAAGCCGTTGTCATGGCTGAAGTTCACCGCCGGTGGACGCTTCGACCAATTCTACTACGATATCAACGACCGCATTACGCTTGGCGGTACGCCGAATATCTCGAATGGCATTACGAGCCCAAAGGTCGGCGTCGCGATCACCCCGGTGAAGTGGCTTGAACTGTTTGCGAACTACGGACAGGGTTTCCGCAGCATCGACGTGCCCCTTGAACTGATCGGCAATCCCGGGATTCAGCCGTTCAAGGTTGTCAGCAGGGAAGGTGGCCTTCAGTTCACGTTCGACCGTTTCAGGTTCCTCGCCAGCTATTGGACGACGGATTCCCAAAACGAATCGTTTCAGGCGGCTCCCGGACTTCCTGTGACCTTCCTGGGCAAGGCACGTCGCGACGGCTACGATCTGGACGGGCGCTTCTTCGCCATTCAGGAACCTGTAAACAATATCTCGTTGTTTGCGAACGTCAGCCATGTTCGAGCTCGATTGCTGGATGCGGCTCCCTCATTCTTCGTTCCGAATGTGCCTAACTATGTTGCCAACGTCGGTGTCGACTTCAACGTCGCCACCGTGAATGCGCAAGTGCTGTCAGGTAGCGCCTACGTGACATTTGTCGGCAAGAAGAACCTTACGCAGGATGGATTGATCACGACCTCGCCGTTCTCGCGCGTCACCGGCAAACTGGCCTACACCTGGCACGAAGGCTGGACGGCATTCACGCAGGCGACATGGTATCCTGGTGATCGGCTGAGCGAAATTGCAATCAATTTCGGCAATCCTACGGGAGCGAGTTCGGCTGATATCTTCGTCAGCGCGCAGCCGGCCGTTGTCGTCCTCGCTGGGCTCACCTATCGCTTTCCGACCGCCGTTGCTTCCGCTCCTCCAACGTTGGTCACCAAATGA
- a CDS encoding DUF4198 domain-containing protein, which translates to MNLNPFRICSALLLAVVALAPTSFASAHDVWLTFSGEATSRRVVVNYGHPDDRPPTMPDKILDLVVIAPAGASSLLSDLTPAQDHGVPVVVSRPFADSGNLLLAARYDNGFWIKMADGPYRNATRRLVPNAADSMWSGKFAKALTGPDAPWQKVIGHDLEIVPLSDPDLAKPGQTLRLKVLFHGKPLSGIDVEQGDGMTAVAEQDIPRFATDADGIASIPIVKAGPHLLVVDHRVTPSETPDHADADLFNATFWFNTAATRP; encoded by the coding sequence ATGAACTTGAACCCATTTCGCATCTGCAGCGCTTTGCTTTTGGCCGTCGTCGCACTGGCGCCGACCAGCTTCGCTTCGGCCCACGATGTTTGGCTGACCTTCTCCGGTGAAGCTACCTCCCGCCGCGTCGTCGTCAACTATGGTCACCCAGACGATCGTCCCCCGACCATGCCGGACAAGATCCTCGATCTTGTCGTGATTGCGCCCGCCGGCGCGTCGTCGCTGTTGTCTGACCTGACACCGGCGCAGGACCACGGCGTCCCCGTCGTTGTGTCCAGACCTTTCGCGGACAGCGGAAATCTGTTGCTGGCTGCGCGTTACGACAATGGGTTCTGGATCAAGATGGCCGACGGTCCTTATCGCAACGCGACCCGACGCCTCGTTCCTAATGCGGCAGATAGCATGTGGTCGGGGAAATTTGCCAAGGCGCTGACAGGGCCGGACGCACCGTGGCAGAAAGTGATCGGTCACGATCTGGAAATCGTTCCGCTATCCGATCCAGACTTGGCGAAGCCAGGACAGACCCTGCGCCTCAAAGTGCTGTTTCACGGCAAGCCGCTTTCCGGAATCGATGTCGAGCAGGGCGACGGTATGACGGCGGTGGCAGAGCAAGATATCCCTCGCTTTGCCACCGACGCTGACGGCATTGCATCGATACCCATTGTGAAGGCGGGACCGCATTTGCTGGTGGTCGATCACAGGGTGACGCCTTCGGAGACGCCCGATCATGCGGACGCGGATCTCTTCAACGCCACGTTTTGGTTTAATACTGCGGCAACGAGACCATAA
- a CDS encoding LysR substrate-binding domain-containing protein produces the protein MARINSRQVEAFRAMMLTGSVTEAAKLMAVTQPAVSRLLRDFQALLKMELFERRGSGLVPTASATALYMEVERSFVGLERITAAAEEIRGRRTGTLRIAALPALSNGYLPRLAGGFLKDRPNLNLSFFGVISPIVVDWVLNHQCDIGFAEVPIAHSGLPCVRLPAPARVAILPAGHRLAAKAVLEPRDFEGETFVSLTAGSTGRHLIDQAFNRDDVRRVLRVETSLSEIMCGLVSSGLGVAICDPFTAREFANRGVVARHFLPRIDFEFAAVFPPQRSPSPVALDLVEVMRQALGKLSELPVV, from the coding sequence ATGGCTCGGATCAATTCGCGGCAGGTCGAAGCCTTTCGCGCGATGATGCTGACAGGCAGCGTGACGGAGGCGGCAAAGCTGATGGCCGTAACACAGCCGGCCGTAAGCCGGCTGTTGCGCGACTTTCAGGCGCTGCTCAAAATGGAGCTGTTCGAGAGACGCGGCAGCGGCCTTGTACCGACGGCATCCGCAACAGCACTCTACATGGAAGTCGAGCGATCCTTCGTCGGACTCGAACGCATCACCGCGGCCGCCGAGGAGATTCGCGGCCGCCGGACCGGTACGCTGCGGATCGCGGCCCTGCCGGCGCTGTCCAACGGCTACCTGCCGCGGCTGGCTGGTGGATTCCTGAAGGACCGGCCGAACCTCAACCTGTCGTTTTTCGGTGTCATCTCGCCGATCGTGGTCGACTGGGTTCTGAACCATCAGTGTGACATCGGTTTTGCCGAGGTACCGATCGCCCATTCAGGCCTGCCGTGCGTGCGACTGCCGGCGCCCGCGCGCGTTGCGATCTTGCCGGCCGGCCATCGGCTGGCCGCCAAGGCTGTGCTCGAGCCGCGCGATTTCGAGGGCGAGACCTTTGTGTCGCTGACCGCCGGATCGACCGGTCGCCATCTGATCGATCAAGCCTTCAACCGCGATGATGTTCGCCGCGTCCTGCGGGTCGAGACCAGCCTGTCGGAGATCATGTGCGGGTTGGTTTCGTCCGGCCTTGGGGTTGCGATCTGCGATCCCTTCACGGCGCGGGAGTTTGCGAACCGAGGCGTCGTCGCGCGCCATTTCCTGCCGCGGATCGATTTCGAATTCGCCGCCGTTTTTCCACCGCAGCGCAGTCCCTCACCTGTGGCCCTGGATTTGGTGGAGGTCATGCGTCAGGCGCTCGGCAAGTTAAGCGAACTGCCCGTCGTTTAA
- a CDS encoding ABC transporter substrate-binding protein, whose protein sequence is MKHLSLVTAVCIATLALAPSAVLAQQKTLYVAGYGGSFEKTIRDEVIPAFEQANGVKVEYVAGNSTDTLAKLQAQKGNQQIDVAIVDDGPMYQAIQLGFCGKIEGLPADLYEAARFKDDRAVGIGLVATGLMYNTKAFAEKGWAPPTSWNDLKDPKYQKQLVIPPINNTYGLHALLMLARMNGGSEANVDAGFKIFKSDVNPNVLAYEPSPGKMTELFQSGQAVLAVWGTGRVQSFANTGFPVDFVYPKEGAATLVTTACPITKPNASPLASAFVKTLLEPKTQLVMLKDYGYGPVLKSLVVPPELGKMAPIGERAAKLYTPDWAIINDKREEWTKRWNREVER, encoded by the coding sequence ATGAAGCATCTCTCCCTTGTGACCGCGGTCTGCATCGCGACGCTCGCCCTGGCCCCGTCGGCGGTCTTAGCGCAGCAGAAGACGCTCTATGTCGCGGGTTACGGCGGCTCCTTTGAGAAGACGATCCGCGACGAAGTGATCCCGGCCTTTGAGCAGGCCAACGGTGTCAAGGTCGAATACGTCGCCGGCAATTCGACGGATACGCTTGCCAAGCTGCAGGCGCAGAAGGGAAACCAGCAGATCGATGTGGCCATCGTCGACGATGGTCCGATGTACCAGGCGATTCAATTGGGCTTCTGCGGCAAGATCGAAGGTCTGCCTGCCGATCTCTACGAGGCCGCACGCTTCAAGGATGATCGCGCGGTGGGCATTGGTCTTGTCGCAACCGGTCTGATGTACAACACCAAAGCCTTCGCGGAGAAAGGCTGGGCGCCGCCGACCTCCTGGAACGATCTCAAGGATCCGAAATACCAGAAGCAACTGGTCATCCCGCCCATCAACAACACCTACGGCCTGCACGCGTTGCTGATGCTTGCCAGGATGAACGGTGGCAGTGAAGCCAACGTCGATGCCGGCTTCAAGATCTTCAAGAGTGATGTCAATCCCAACGTGCTGGCCTATGAGCCTTCGCCGGGCAAGATGACCGAGCTGTTCCAGTCCGGGCAGGCCGTATTGGCTGTGTGGGGTACGGGCCGCGTCCAGAGCTTCGCCAACACCGGCTTCCCCGTCGACTTCGTCTATCCGAAGGAAGGCGCGGCCACGCTCGTGACGACCGCCTGTCCAATCACCAAGCCCAACGCATCGCCGCTCGCCTCGGCATTCGTGAAGACACTGCTCGAGCCGAAAACGCAGCTCGTGATGCTGAAGGATTACGGCTACGGCCCGGTCTTGAAGTCGCTCGTGGTTCCGCCGGAGCTCGGCAAGATGGCTCCGATCGGCGAGCGCGCGGCGAAGCTCTACACGCCCGACTGGGCGATCATCAACGACAAGCGCGAGGAGTGGACCAAGCGGTGGAATCGGGAGGTCGAGCGCTGA
- a CDS encoding ABC transporter ATP-binding protein, translated as MSILELDRVGKQFGTQTVVDDFSLAVGKGEFISFLGPSGCGKTTTLQMIAGFLDPSRGAIRLEGRDLTAVQPAKRGLGIVFQSYALFPHMTAAENVSFGLEMRRVPRAERAERVRATLAMVGLAGYEERYPRRMSGGQQQRVALARALVIRPSVLLLDEPLSNLDAKLREEMQIELRQIQRNLGTTTILVTHDQIEAMSLSDRIVVMSQGRIEQIGTPQETYERPASAFVSQFLGKTNDFAATVDRTVAPARLVAGSWNAPAPIGVVGPVTVSVRPERIGFGDTGLAATIVTRIFQGNHWLFQCETECGPAIVIRQNDGTPQPAEGEAVRLAWRPEDMSLRGAEAAP; from the coding sequence ATGTCCATTCTCGAACTCGACCGTGTCGGCAAACAGTTCGGCACGCAGACAGTCGTCGATGACTTCAGTCTCGCGGTCGGCAAGGGGGAGTTCATCTCCTTCCTCGGTCCCTCGGGCTGCGGAAAGACCACGACGCTGCAGATGATTGCAGGCTTCCTCGATCCCTCGCGCGGCGCGATCCGGCTCGAGGGACGAGACCTGACCGCCGTGCAGCCGGCGAAGCGCGGCCTTGGTATCGTATTCCAGAGCTACGCCCTGTTTCCGCACATGACAGCGGCTGAGAACGTCTCCTTTGGCCTTGAGATGCGACGCGTACCACGGGCTGAGCGCGCAGAGCGCGTCCGCGCCACGCTGGCGATGGTCGGGCTCGCCGGCTATGAGGAGCGTTATCCGCGGCGCATGTCGGGCGGCCAGCAGCAGCGCGTGGCGCTTGCCCGCGCGCTGGTGATCCGGCCAAGCGTGCTGCTGCTCGACGAGCCGCTGTCGAACCTCGATGCCAAGCTGCGCGAGGAGATGCAAATCGAGCTGCGCCAGATCCAGCGCAATCTCGGCACCACCACGATCCTCGTCACCCATGACCAGATCGAGGCGATGTCACTGTCCGACCGGATCGTGGTCATGAGCCAGGGCCGGATCGAGCAGATCGGCACGCCGCAGGAGACCTACGAGCGGCCGGCCTCGGCCTTCGTCTCCCAATTTCTTGGCAAGACCAACGATTTCGCCGCGACCGTCGACCGGACCGTCGCCCCGGCGCGGCTGGTCGCCGGCTCCTGGAACGCGCCTGCCCCTATAGGTGTCGTCGGTCCGGTGACGGTGAGCGTGCGCCCCGAGCGGATCGGTTTCGGTGACACCGGGCTGGCAGCGACGATCGTCACCCGGATCTTCCAGGGCAATCACTGGCTGTTCCAGTGCGAGACCGAATGTGGCCCCGCGATCGTGATCCGTCAGAACGATGGAACGCCGCAGCCCGCCGAGGGCGAGGCTGTTCGGCTCGCCTGGCGGCCGGAAGACATGAGCCTGCGTGGCGCCGAGGCTGCCCCATGA
- a CDS encoding ABC transporter permease, translating to MSAADDTAPANAASTADTRDARAAWALTAPALMLFIGVLVIPLAMTVMLSFHDWGQYKGIEPVFILKNWHEVATDPYFAEMFWRTFRIALLTTLITAVLGAPEAYILNRMSGRWKSFFLLVILGPLLISVVARTLGWALLFGGNNGLVNKLLMSLGLIGKPLPFMFTETGMVVALAHVMMPFMVLSVWAALQRVDPQIENAALSLGASPPTIIRRIVLPQIMPGVLSGAIIVFSLSASAFATPAIIGGRRLKVAATLAYDEFLNTLNWPLGAAVAVLLLVALVMIVVGSNALIERRYAEVFR from the coding sequence ATGAGCGCGGCCGACGATACCGCTCCGGCGAACGCTGCATCGACGGCGGACACGCGCGATGCGCGCGCGGCGTGGGCGCTGACCGCGCCTGCGCTGATGCTGTTCATCGGTGTCCTGGTGATCCCGCTCGCGATGACGGTGATGCTCTCGTTCCATGACTGGGGCCAGTACAAGGGCATCGAGCCGGTCTTCATCCTGAAGAACTGGCACGAGGTCGCGACCGATCCTTATTTTGCCGAGATGTTCTGGCGGACCTTCCGCATCGCGTTGTTGACCACGCTGATCACCGCCGTGCTCGGTGCGCCGGAGGCCTACATCCTCAACCGCATGAGCGGACGCTGGAAGAGCTTCTTCCTGCTCGTGATCCTTGGCCCATTGCTGATCTCCGTGGTGGCGCGCACGCTCGGCTGGGCGCTCTTGTTCGGCGGCAACAATGGCCTCGTCAACAAGCTCCTGATGTCGCTAGGGCTGATCGGCAAGCCGCTGCCCTTCATGTTCACCGAAACCGGCATGGTCGTCGCGCTCGCACATGTGATGATGCCGTTCATGGTGCTGTCGGTCTGGGCGGCGCTGCAGCGTGTCGACCCGCAGATCGAGAACGCCGCCTTGTCGCTCGGCGCCAGTCCGCCCACGATCATCCGCCGCATCGTACTGCCGCAGATCATGCCGGGTGTGTTGTCGGGCGCGATCATCGTGTTCTCGCTGTCCGCCAGCGCCTTTGCGACGCCAGCCATCATCGGCGGCCGACGGCTCAAGGTCGCGGCGACGCTCGCCTATGACGAGTTTCTCAATACGCTGAACTGGCCGCTCGGCGCAGCCGTCGCGGTCCTGCTTCTGGTAGCCCTCGTGATGATCGTCGTCGGCAGCAACGCGCTGATCGAGCGACGCTATGCCGAGGTGTTCCGATGA